From the genome of Candidatus Nitrosocosmicus oleophilus, one region includes:
- a CDS encoding class I SAM-dependent methyltransferase translates to MNDSKDAVKEIWSLGDWRSRGQFIPPVSASLTRLANLQASDSVLDVACGFGNTAITARMLGAKVTGIDITPKLLTLAKEEEKIAGISGIEWKEGDAENLPYEDESFDVVLSTFGHIFAPNQELAGKEMIRVLKKGGRLGFTSWPPELAVGKLSEVVSKYNPLPHNEAFSPYNWGVPEKIKQLLPGTIDIFFERGTINVPILSPNHYWQDTITKAGFMIQVINTLKKQQDYGRIELFRKDYIKTLKQYITDNILRMGYLITVATK, encoded by the coding sequence TTGAATGATAGCAAAGATGCGGTCAAAGAGATTTGGAGTTTAGGAGATTGGAGAAGCAGGGGTCAATTTATTCCACCAGTATCAGCCAGTTTGACAAGACTTGCAAATTTACAAGCAAGCGATTCCGTTCTAGATGTAGCCTGCGGATTTGGTAACACTGCGATAACTGCTAGGATGCTGGGCGCAAAAGTAACTGGGATTGATATTACTCCAAAGCTTTTAACATTGGCTAAAGAAGAAGAAAAAATTGCTGGAATTAGTGGAATAGAATGGAAAGAAGGCGATGCAGAAAACCTTCCATATGAAGATGAATCCTTTGATGTTGTATTGTCAACCTTTGGTCATATTTTTGCGCCAAATCAAGAATTAGCAGGCAAGGAAATGATTCGAGTATTAAAGAAAGGCGGTCGTTTGGGTTTTACAAGTTGGCCACCTGAATTAGCTGTAGGAAAACTGTCTGAAGTTGTTTCTAAATATAACCCGTTACCTCATAATGAAGCATTTTCACCTTATAATTGGGGAGTGCCAGAAAAGATAAAGCAACTTTTGCCAGGCACTATTGACATATTCTTTGAAAGAGGTACTATTAATGTTCCAATTTTAAGTCCCAACCACTACTGGCAAGATACGATTACCAAAGCTGGCTTTATGATTCAAGTTATAAACACCTTAAAGAAACAACAAGATTATGGGAGAATTGAATTATTTAGAAAAGACTACATCAAGACTTTGAAACAATACATTACGGATAATATATTGAGAATGGGGTACCTAATTACAGTAGCAACTAAATGA